One region of Solanum pennellii chromosome 6, SPENNV200 genomic DNA includes:
- the LOC107021799 gene encoding uncharacterized protein LOC107021799 isoform X2, producing the protein MDSGKLGPKNCGEHLEQAKNEFPVCKCGFDMLDAGFFNDCKKLEIQKGAKDFNIPIIRSNRKLVATENGGLRDPSPLVFNSAWKSQEAKRVTDKFSYSVCSGIQRPKNDEDIAFMSVLELGQLLKEKLITSEELTRIFLNRLKRYSPVLESVITITEELAFQQAKEADQVLAKGKYLGPLHGIPYGLKDIIAVPDYPTTWGSKSFKDQVIDVEAWVYKRLKSAGAILVAKLVSGSLAYDDIWFGGRTRNPWNIEEFSTGSSAGPASSTSAGLVPFAIGSETVGSITYPATRCGVTALRPTFGAVGRTGVMSISESLDKLGPLCRTAADCAVVLDVIRGKDPDDLSSRDIMLGDPFSVDITKLTVGYLEDADKEVVGVLRSKGVNMVPFNLDYTVDSAQGIVSFTMDVDMLAHFDEWQRSNQDDEFEAQDQWPLELRRARVISAVDYIQAQRSRSKLIQEVKENFTVDAFIGDSGDWEKVCVGNLVGMPVVVVPTGFKKISNAPSDDTRRKTTITTGIYAPPDHDHVALALAMAYQSLTNHHKQRPPIDDIGPNDSIPNPPTSTVPARQLRDY; encoded by the exons GACAGTGGGAAATTAGGGCCTAAAAACTGTGGCGAACACTTGGAACAAGCCAAAAATGAGTTTCCGGTATGTAAATGTGGATTCGACATGTTGGATGCTGGCTTTTTCAATGACTGTAAG AAGCTTGAAATACAAAAGGGCGCAAAAGATTTTAACATTCCTATAATAAGATCGAACCGGAAGTTAGTTGCTACTGAGAATGGAGGTTTGCGTGACCCGTCTCctttagttttcaattctgcatgGAAATCCCAGGAAGCAAAGCGAGTAACGGACAAGTTCAGTTATTCTGTATGCTCTGGCATTCAAAGGCCGAAAAATGATGAGGATATTGCTTTCATGAGT GTTCTTGAACTCGGGCAACTTCTCAAGGAAAAACTGATTACATCCGAGGAACTCACTCGAATTTTTCTGAACAGATTAAAAAG GTACAGCCCTGTCCTTGAATCTGTTATCACAATTACTGAAGAATTAGCATTTCAACAAGCGAAAGAGGCTGATCAAGTGCTTgcaaaaggaaaatatttgg GTCCTCTTCATGGGATTCCGTATGGTCTAAAGGACATTATTGCAGTACCAGATTATCCCACAACATGGGGTTCCAAGTCTTTTAAAGATCAAGTTATTGATGTCGAAGCTTGGGTTTATAAGAG GCTGAAATCTGCTGGTGCAATTCTTGTTGCAAAGTTAGTCTCTGGTTCTTTAGCTTATGACGATATCTGGTTCGGTGGTAGAACAAGAAACCCCTGGAATATCGAAGAATTTTCAACTGGTTCATCAGCAGGGCCAGCTTCCAGCACCTCAGCAG GTCTAGTTCCATTTGCAATTGGTTCAGAAACTGTTGGGTCTATTACCTACCCAGCTACTAGGTGTGGTGTTACTGCATTGCGGCCCACTTTTGGAGCTGTTGGTCGTACTGGAGTTATGAGCATATCGGAAAGCTTG GATAAACTAGGCCCTCTCTGCAGAACTGCTGCAGATTGTGCGGTTGTTCTCGATGTCATCCGAGGAAAGGATCCAGATGATCTTTCATCCAGGGACATCATGTTAGGTGATCCATTTTCAGTTGATATTACAAAACTCACCGTTGGGTATCTCGAAGACGCTGACAAGGAA GTTGTTGGTGTACTTAGATCAAAGGGAGTGAATATGGTTCCATTTAATCTGGATTACACTGTCGATAGTGCTCAAGGTATTGTTAGCTTCACTATGGATGTTGACATGCTAGCTCATTTTGACGAGTGGCAGCGCTCGAACCAGGATGATGAATTTGAAGCTCAAGACCAATGGCCTCTTGAACTTCGTCGTGCCCGTGTAATATCTGCTGTCGACTATATTCAG GCACAGAGAAGTCGAAGCAAATTGATTCAGGAAGTGAAAGAGAACTTCACAGTTGATGCATTTATTGGAGATTCAGGTGACTGGGAGAAAGTTTGTGTGGGCAATCTTGTGGGTATGCCAGTAGTGGTGGTTCCAACAGGTTTTAAGAAGATATCCAATGCACCGTCTGATGATACTCGCAGGAAGACAACAATAACTACTGGCATTTATGCTCCTCCTGACCATGATCATGTT GCTTTAGCATTGGCAATGGCGTATCAGTCACTAACCAACCATCATAAGCAGCGCCCTCCAATTGACGACATTGGGCCAAATGATTCAATTCCAAACCCACCCACTTCCACTGTACCCGCAAGACAACTACGTGATTACTAA
- the LOC107021799 gene encoding uncharacterized protein LOC107021799 isoform X1 translates to MVRIYRMFYKILPQSTRVYSRDFTSSGKLGPKNCGEHLEQAKNEFPVCKCGFDMLDAGFFNDCKKLEIQKGAKDFNIPIIRSNRKLVATENGGLRDPSPLVFNSAWKSQEAKRVTDKFSYSVCSGIQRPKNDEDIAFMSVLELGQLLKEKLITSEELTRIFLNRLKRYSPVLESVITITEELAFQQAKEADQVLAKGKYLGPLHGIPYGLKDIIAVPDYPTTWGSKSFKDQVIDVEAWVYKRLKSAGAILVAKLVSGSLAYDDIWFGGRTRNPWNIEEFSTGSSAGPASSTSAGLVPFAIGSETVGSITYPATRCGVTALRPTFGAVGRTGVMSISESLDKLGPLCRTAADCAVVLDVIRGKDPDDLSSRDIMLGDPFSVDITKLTVGYLEDADKEVVGVLRSKGVNMVPFNLDYTVDSAQGIVSFTMDVDMLAHFDEWQRSNQDDEFEAQDQWPLELRRARVISAVDYIQAQRSRSKLIQEVKENFTVDAFIGDSGDWEKVCVGNLVGMPVVVVPTGFKKISNAPSDDTRRKTTITTGIYAPPDHDHVALALAMAYQSLTNHHKQRPPIDDIGPNDSIPNPPTSTVPARQLRDY, encoded by the exons TGGGAAATTAGGGCCTAAAAACTGTGGCGAACACTTGGAACAAGCCAAAAATGAGTTTCCGGTATGTAAATGTGGATTCGACATGTTGGATGCTGGCTTTTTCAATGACTGTAAG AAGCTTGAAATACAAAAGGGCGCAAAAGATTTTAACATTCCTATAATAAGATCGAACCGGAAGTTAGTTGCTACTGAGAATGGAGGTTTGCGTGACCCGTCTCctttagttttcaattctgcatgGAAATCCCAGGAAGCAAAGCGAGTAACGGACAAGTTCAGTTATTCTGTATGCTCTGGCATTCAAAGGCCGAAAAATGATGAGGATATTGCTTTCATGAGT GTTCTTGAACTCGGGCAACTTCTCAAGGAAAAACTGATTACATCCGAGGAACTCACTCGAATTTTTCTGAACAGATTAAAAAG GTACAGCCCTGTCCTTGAATCTGTTATCACAATTACTGAAGAATTAGCATTTCAACAAGCGAAAGAGGCTGATCAAGTGCTTgcaaaaggaaaatatttgg GTCCTCTTCATGGGATTCCGTATGGTCTAAAGGACATTATTGCAGTACCAGATTATCCCACAACATGGGGTTCCAAGTCTTTTAAAGATCAAGTTATTGATGTCGAAGCTTGGGTTTATAAGAG GCTGAAATCTGCTGGTGCAATTCTTGTTGCAAAGTTAGTCTCTGGTTCTTTAGCTTATGACGATATCTGGTTCGGTGGTAGAACAAGAAACCCCTGGAATATCGAAGAATTTTCAACTGGTTCATCAGCAGGGCCAGCTTCCAGCACCTCAGCAG GTCTAGTTCCATTTGCAATTGGTTCAGAAACTGTTGGGTCTATTACCTACCCAGCTACTAGGTGTGGTGTTACTGCATTGCGGCCCACTTTTGGAGCTGTTGGTCGTACTGGAGTTATGAGCATATCGGAAAGCTTG GATAAACTAGGCCCTCTCTGCAGAACTGCTGCAGATTGTGCGGTTGTTCTCGATGTCATCCGAGGAAAGGATCCAGATGATCTTTCATCCAGGGACATCATGTTAGGTGATCCATTTTCAGTTGATATTACAAAACTCACCGTTGGGTATCTCGAAGACGCTGACAAGGAA GTTGTTGGTGTACTTAGATCAAAGGGAGTGAATATGGTTCCATTTAATCTGGATTACACTGTCGATAGTGCTCAAGGTATTGTTAGCTTCACTATGGATGTTGACATGCTAGCTCATTTTGACGAGTGGCAGCGCTCGAACCAGGATGATGAATTTGAAGCTCAAGACCAATGGCCTCTTGAACTTCGTCGTGCCCGTGTAATATCTGCTGTCGACTATATTCAG GCACAGAGAAGTCGAAGCAAATTGATTCAGGAAGTGAAAGAGAACTTCACAGTTGATGCATTTATTGGAGATTCAGGTGACTGGGAGAAAGTTTGTGTGGGCAATCTTGTGGGTATGCCAGTAGTGGTGGTTCCAACAGGTTTTAAGAAGATATCCAATGCACCGTCTGATGATACTCGCAGGAAGACAACAATAACTACTGGCATTTATGCTCCTCCTGACCATGATCATGTT GCTTTAGCATTGGCAATGGCGTATCAGTCACTAACCAACCATCATAAGCAGCGCCCTCCAATTGACGACATTGGGCCAAATGATTCAATTCCAAACCCACCCACTTCCACTGTACCCGCAAGACAACTACGTGATTACTAA
- the LOC107021799 gene encoding uncharacterized protein LOC107021799 isoform X3: protein MLDAGFFNDCKKLEIQKGAKDFNIPIIRSNRKLVATENGGLRDPSPLVFNSAWKSQEAKRVTDKFSYSVCSGIQRPKNDEDIAFMSVLELGQLLKEKLITSEELTRIFLNRLKRYSPVLESVITITEELAFQQAKEADQVLAKGKYLGPLHGIPYGLKDIIAVPDYPTTWGSKSFKDQVIDVEAWVYKRLKSAGAILVAKLVSGSLAYDDIWFGGRTRNPWNIEEFSTGSSAGPASSTSAGLVPFAIGSETVGSITYPATRCGVTALRPTFGAVGRTGVMSISESLDKLGPLCRTAADCAVVLDVIRGKDPDDLSSRDIMLGDPFSVDITKLTVGYLEDADKEVVGVLRSKGVNMVPFNLDYTVDSAQGIVSFTMDVDMLAHFDEWQRSNQDDEFEAQDQWPLELRRARVISAVDYIQAQRSRSKLIQEVKENFTVDAFIGDSGDWEKVCVGNLVGMPVVVVPTGFKKISNAPSDDTRRKTTITTGIYAPPDHDHVALALAMAYQSLTNHHKQRPPIDDIGPNDSIPNPPTSTVPARQLRDY, encoded by the exons ATGTTGGATGCTGGCTTTTTCAATGACTGTAAG AAGCTTGAAATACAAAAGGGCGCAAAAGATTTTAACATTCCTATAATAAGATCGAACCGGAAGTTAGTTGCTACTGAGAATGGAGGTTTGCGTGACCCGTCTCctttagttttcaattctgcatgGAAATCCCAGGAAGCAAAGCGAGTAACGGACAAGTTCAGTTATTCTGTATGCTCTGGCATTCAAAGGCCGAAAAATGATGAGGATATTGCTTTCATGAGT GTTCTTGAACTCGGGCAACTTCTCAAGGAAAAACTGATTACATCCGAGGAACTCACTCGAATTTTTCTGAACAGATTAAAAAG GTACAGCCCTGTCCTTGAATCTGTTATCACAATTACTGAAGAATTAGCATTTCAACAAGCGAAAGAGGCTGATCAAGTGCTTgcaaaaggaaaatatttgg GTCCTCTTCATGGGATTCCGTATGGTCTAAAGGACATTATTGCAGTACCAGATTATCCCACAACATGGGGTTCCAAGTCTTTTAAAGATCAAGTTATTGATGTCGAAGCTTGGGTTTATAAGAG GCTGAAATCTGCTGGTGCAATTCTTGTTGCAAAGTTAGTCTCTGGTTCTTTAGCTTATGACGATATCTGGTTCGGTGGTAGAACAAGAAACCCCTGGAATATCGAAGAATTTTCAACTGGTTCATCAGCAGGGCCAGCTTCCAGCACCTCAGCAG GTCTAGTTCCATTTGCAATTGGTTCAGAAACTGTTGGGTCTATTACCTACCCAGCTACTAGGTGTGGTGTTACTGCATTGCGGCCCACTTTTGGAGCTGTTGGTCGTACTGGAGTTATGAGCATATCGGAAAGCTTG GATAAACTAGGCCCTCTCTGCAGAACTGCTGCAGATTGTGCGGTTGTTCTCGATGTCATCCGAGGAAAGGATCCAGATGATCTTTCATCCAGGGACATCATGTTAGGTGATCCATTTTCAGTTGATATTACAAAACTCACCGTTGGGTATCTCGAAGACGCTGACAAGGAA GTTGTTGGTGTACTTAGATCAAAGGGAGTGAATATGGTTCCATTTAATCTGGATTACACTGTCGATAGTGCTCAAGGTATTGTTAGCTTCACTATGGATGTTGACATGCTAGCTCATTTTGACGAGTGGCAGCGCTCGAACCAGGATGATGAATTTGAAGCTCAAGACCAATGGCCTCTTGAACTTCGTCGTGCCCGTGTAATATCTGCTGTCGACTATATTCAG GCACAGAGAAGTCGAAGCAAATTGATTCAGGAAGTGAAAGAGAACTTCACAGTTGATGCATTTATTGGAGATTCAGGTGACTGGGAGAAAGTTTGTGTGGGCAATCTTGTGGGTATGCCAGTAGTGGTGGTTCCAACAGGTTTTAAGAAGATATCCAATGCACCGTCTGATGATACTCGCAGGAAGACAACAATAACTACTGGCATTTATGCTCCTCCTGACCATGATCATGTT GCTTTAGCATTGGCAATGGCGTATCAGTCACTAACCAACCATCATAAGCAGCGCCCTCCAATTGACGACATTGGGCCAAATGATTCAATTCCAAACCCACCCACTTCCACTGTACCCGCAAGACAACTACGTGATTACTAA
- the LOC107022781 gene encoding calnexin homolog 1-like, with the protein MEERNRRIWTQYALLLLAGCFVSQLYASSDVKFYESFDETFDGRWIVSEKEEFNGVWKHAKSEGHDDHGLLVSEKAKKYAIVKELDNVVSLNDGTMVLQYEVRLQEGLECGGAYLKYLRPQEAGWIPKEFSNESPYTIMFGPDRCGATDKIHFILKHKNPKSGEYIEHHLKFPPSVPSDKLTHVYTAVLKPNNELLILVDGEQKKKADLLSDYDMEPPLIPAETIPDPDDKKPEDWDEREKIPDPDATKPDDWDEDAPMEIEDEDAEKPEGWLDDEPEEIDDPEATKPEDWVDDEDGEWEAPKIDNPKCEEVPGCGEWTRPMKRNPAYNGKWYAPLIENPNYKGVWKPRDIPNPNYFKLDRPNFEPIAAIGIEIWTMQDGILFDNILIASDEKVAESYRMTSWKPKFDIEKEKQKAEEAASAGGLKGFQKMVLDLLYKVADIPFLGEHRSKVLDLLEKAEKQPNLTVGAVISIIIIIFTVFLKLIFGGTQQQPVKAKKSDGAETSSSNKEGSTQKKEDQNEDAAAPRRRTRREN; encoded by the exons ATGGAAGAGCGGAATCGGAGAATTTGGACGCAATATGCATTGTTATTATTGGCCGGTTGCTTTGTTTCTCAACTCTATGCTTCTTCGGATGTG AAATTTTACGAGTCGTTCGATGAGACATTTGATGGGCGTTGGATTGTGTCTGAGAAAGAGGAGTTTAATG GTGTGTGGAAACATGCCAAGAGTGAGGGACATGATGACCATGGGCTTCTTGTGAGTGAGAAGGCAAAAAAATATGCTATTGTCAAGGAGCTTGACAATGTTGTCAGCCTCAATGATGGAACTATGGTTCTTCAATATGAAGTTCGCCTCCAGGAAGGACTTGAATGTGGTGGTGCTTATCTTAAATACCTCCGCCCCCAGGAGGCAGGGTGGATTCCCAAGGAATTCAGCAATGAATCTCCCTATACTATAATGTTTGGACCAGATAGATGTGGAGCCACAGACAAAATTCATTTCATCTTGAAACATAAGAATCCTAAGAGCGGGGAGTACATTGAACACCACCTTAAGTTTCCACCATCTGTACCTTCTGACAAACTAACCCATGTTTACACTGCGGTTTTGAAACCCAACAATGAGTTGTTAATCTTAGTTGATGGGGAACAGAAGAAGAAGGCTGACTTACTCTCAGATTATGATATGGAGCCACCTCTTATTCCAGCAGAGACCATTCCAGACCCAGATGATAAGAAGCCTGAGGACTGGGATGAGAGGGAAAAAATTCCAGATCCAGATGCTACGAAACCAGATGATTGGGATGAGGATGCACCAATGGAGATTGAAGATGAGGATGCTGAGAAGCCTGAGGGATGGTTGGATGACGAGCCTGAAGAGATCGATGATCCTGAGGCAACAAAGCCTGAAGATTGGGTTGACGATGAAGATGGTGAATGGGAGGCTCCCAAAATTGACAACCCAAAATGTGAAGAAGTCCCTGGGTGTGGGGAGTGGACAAGACCAATGAAGAGAAATCCAGCATACAATGGAAAATGGTATGCTCCACTGATTGAGAATCCCAATTACAAGGGTGTTTGGAAGCCAAGAGATATTCCAAATCCCAACTACTTCAAACTCGACAGGCCCAATTTCGAGCCTATTGCAGCAATTGGCATTGAAATCTGGACAATGCAAGATGGTATATTATTTGACAATATCTTGATAGCAAGTGATGAGAAAGTTGCAGAATCATACAGGATGACTTCATGGAAGCCCAAGTTTGACATAgagaaagagaaacaaaaggCCGAGGAAGCAGCAAGCGCTGGTGGGCTCAAAGGATTCCAG AAAATGGTACTTGATCTCCTCTACAAGGTGGCTGACATTCCCTTCTTGGGCGAACACAGGTCCAAAGTATTG GATCTTCTTGAGAAGGCTGAGAAACAGCCCAATCTCACAGTTGGTGCTGTCATTTCAAtcataattatcatttttacaGTTTTCTTGAAGCTCATCTTTGGTGGGACACAGCAGCAACCC GTAAAAGCTAAGAAAAGTGACGGTGCAGAGacatcaagttcaaacaaggAAGGATCCACGCAGAAGAAAGAAGACCAGAATGAGGACGCCGCTGCTCCTCGTAGGAGGACTAGACGTGAAAATTAG